ACTCGAGAAATATCAGCGAGCTCTCCAACCCATCATTGACAACCGGCCGACGTCGAACATATTTCTATATGGGAAAACGGGTACTGGGAAGACCGTTGCCACGCAGTATATGCTGTCGCATCTGGAGAATGATGCAGCCCAGTACGACGACGTAGATCTCTCTACTGTCTGGGTTAGTTGTGAAAATCTCTCCTCATCCTACCAGGTCGCCGTCACTCTCGTAAACGAACTTCGGGGAAGTCAGGGCAAGGACCGTATCAGTACAACTGGCTACTCTCAGCAACGTGTCTTCGATATTCTCTATGAAGAACTGGATTCGTTCGGTGGGACCGTCGTGATTGTTCTCGACGAGATCGACAACATCGGCCACTCAGATGACATCCTCTATGGCCTCCCCCGGGCGCGATCGAATGGCTACGTTAGTGACGTCCGTCCTGTGATTATCGGCATCAGCAACGACTTCCAATTCCGGGACAATCTTTCGCCGAAGGTGAAAGATACGCTCGCTGAAAAAGAGATTCTCTTTCCCCCATACAACGCGAATCAGCTGCGCTCGATTCTCGAACCGCGAGCAGAGAAAGCGTTCCACGATGATGTCCTCGAGGGAGACGTGGTCCCGCTTTGCTCAGCATTTGCTG
This DNA window, taken from Halanaeroarchaeum sp. HSR-CO, encodes the following:
- a CDS encoding orc1/cdc6 family replication initiation protein — translated: MGIFQRDRQVFADAEPLDDSYEPEDIRERDEELEKYQRALQPIIDNRPTSNIFLYGKTGTGKTVATQYMLSHLENDAAQYDDVDLSTVWVSCENLSSSYQVAVTLVNELRGSQGKDRISTTGYSQQRVFDILYEELDSFGGTVVIVLDEIDNIGHSDDILYGLPRARSNGYVSDVRPVIIGISNDFQFRDNLSPKVKDTLAEKEILFPPYNANQLRSILEPRAEKAFHDDVLEGDVVPLCSAFAAQDTGSARQAIRLLREAGELAQAADSETVAEAHVRAAQDELEKNQLYEGMQELTTQGHAVLSALAYHQALDQVPVRSRDLYEQYLNICDRLDTDSVSERRVRDHLSDMNMLGLISVHERNEGISAGRYHEYELDVPLTAVLEVLLSTTRFEEFGSVIRSKAEDNNLLQSDLTDY